In the genome of Massilia sp. PAMC28688, one region contains:
- a CDS encoding ABC transporter permease, producing MLTNFLFDLKYAARLWTKAPGYFLVCVTVVALSVGLALWASVLAYTLTMKPLPFPGSERWMNIQVARTATAGSVPDIDRFTYQEIARRSTAADHLGSYTVGALMLSNGNASTRLRAAAMSPRLLATTGVVPMAGRLFDERDSAVDAAPTAIISYLTWKTHFAGDPAIVGKPARIDGRSVQIVGVMPESFFAFDDFEIWTPLRLAPVTAPEAADGNIVSFILLKDGQQPEALLAEMAPAIAEVNKNYPAKFDAGRHVELVPAHRMFTSGFIPVATMISLIAVAVLLLGCVNISLVFFARLLERSRELALRMALGSTRWRMLRQCLLESALVMIPGLILGVMLTILGVRGTRFISDYMTQYLANGRDGNPLMVRPGDLLTAVIIAAVLWLLSTLIPSWRLSRQDPSLALGGSGKGTAKAGGAKSAGAIVGLQVLVSSLVLVVCMNLMVAVRDETGKPTGIETANLMLSTYPTVLGDRYPDAAARLQFMDSLAARVKDKLPGTEVAYAAAVPTRAPLSPVAIEGQTRAADQGVLKLPLTAVSDNYFGMLGIALRSGRLFDTSDTATSLNTAIVDEVTAKRYWPNQDAVGKRIQVDPNEKGPWLTVVGVVSGVKHEPYNDDPGSIYRPLRQADPGSFLLLAKLRDAAPGNRAALLEAAYANDQDVSLHNLQYLDDYLSALDMTYTALVPAFGIISAITVILAASGLFGLISRFVARRTQEIGVRRALGSSPARIVWLFLRQGAVYLAVGVVGGGLGLLIANVLSGSLPNILSNAAWVTPAVFMLLATVIFTATYLPTRRALAMDPADALRHD from the coding sequence ATGTTGACGAATTTCTTGTTTGACTTGAAGTATGCCGCTCGCCTGTGGACCAAGGCGCCCGGCTACTTCCTGGTGTGCGTGACGGTGGTCGCGCTCAGCGTCGGCCTGGCGCTGTGGGCCAGCGTGCTGGCCTATACCCTGACCATGAAGCCGCTGCCCTTCCCCGGCAGCGAGCGCTGGATGAACATCCAGGTGGCGCGCACCGCCACCGCCGGCTCGGTCCCCGACATCGACCGTTTCACCTACCAGGAGATCGCGCGCCGCAGCACCGCCGCCGACCACCTGGGCAGCTACACCGTGGGCGCCCTCATGCTCAGCAACGGCAATGCCAGCACCCGCCTGCGCGCCGCTGCCATGAGCCCGCGCCTGTTGGCCACGACAGGCGTGGTGCCGATGGCCGGGCGCCTGTTCGACGAGCGCGACAGCGCCGTGGACGCCGCGCCCACCGCCATCATCAGCTACCTGACCTGGAAGACCCATTTCGCGGGCGACCCCGCCATTGTCGGCAAACCGGCCCGCATCGATGGGCGCTCGGTGCAGATCGTGGGTGTCATGCCCGAGAGCTTCTTTGCCTTTGACGACTTCGAGATCTGGACCCCGCTGCGCCTGGCGCCGGTGACGGCGCCCGAGGCTGCCGACGGCAATATCGTCTCCTTCATCCTGCTCAAGGATGGCCAGCAGCCGGAAGCCCTGCTGGCCGAGATGGCGCCTGCCATTGCCGAAGTCAACAAGAACTACCCGGCCAAGTTCGACGCCGGCCGCCATGTGGAACTGGTGCCGGCGCACCGCATGTTCACCAGCGGCTTCATTCCCGTTGCGACCATGATCAGCCTGATCGCGGTGGCCGTGCTGCTGCTGGGCTGCGTCAATATCAGCCTCGTGTTCTTTGCCCGCCTGCTCGAACGCAGCCGCGAACTGGCGCTGCGCATGGCGCTCGGCTCGACCCGCTGGCGCATGCTGCGCCAGTGCCTGCTCGAATCGGCACTGGTCATGATCCCCGGCCTGATCCTGGGCGTGATGCTGACCATCCTGGGCGTGCGCGGCACCCGCTTCATCAGCGACTACATGACCCAGTACCTGGCCAATGGCCGCGACGGCAACCCGCTGATGGTGCGCCCGGGCGACCTGCTGACGGCCGTGATCATTGCCGCCGTCCTCTGGCTGCTGAGCACACTGATACCGTCCTGGCGCCTGTCGCGGCAAGACCCGTCGCTGGCTCTGGGCGGCAGCGGCAAGGGCACGGCCAAGGCGGGCGGCGCCAAGTCGGCCGGCGCCATCGTCGGCCTGCAGGTGCTGGTGTCGTCGCTGGTGCTGGTGGTGTGCATGAATCTGATGGTGGCGGTGCGCGATGAAACCGGCAAGCCGACCGGCATCGAGACGGCCAACCTGATGCTGTCGACCTATCCGACCGTGCTGGGCGATCGCTACCCGGACGCGGCCGCGCGCCTGCAGTTCATGGACAGCCTGGCCGCGCGGGTCAAGGACAAGCTGCCCGGCACCGAAGTGGCGTATGCCGCCGCCGTGCCGACCCGCGCGCCGCTGTCGCCGGTGGCCATCGAAGGACAGACGCGCGCTGCCGACCAGGGCGTACTCAAGCTGCCGCTGACGGCCGTGTCGGACAATTACTTCGGCATGCTCGGCATTGCCCTGCGCAGCGGGCGCCTGTTCGATACCAGCGACACCGCCACCTCGCTCAACACCGCCATCGTCGATGAAGTCACGGCCAAGCGCTACTGGCCCAACCAGGATGCGGTGGGCAAGCGCATCCAGGTCGATCCCAATGAAAAAGGGCCATGGCTGACGGTGGTGGGCGTGGTCTCGGGCGTCAAGCACGAGCCGTACAACGATGATCCGGGCAGCATCTACCGTCCGCTGCGCCAGGCCGATCCCGGCAGCTTCCTGCTGCTGGCCAAGCTGCGCGACGCCGCCCCCGGCAACCGCGCGGCGCTGCTGGAAGCGGCCTATGCCAATGACCAGGACGTGTCGCTGCACAATCTGCAGTACCTGGACGACTACCTGAGCGCACTCGACATGACCTACACGGCACTGGTGCCGGCCTTTGGCATCATTTCGGCCATCACCGTGATCCTCGCAGCCAGCGGCCTGTTTGGCCTGATCAGCCGCTTCGTGGCGCGCCGCACCCAGGAAATCGGGGTGCGCCGGGCGCTCGGCAGTTCGCCGGCACGCATTGTGTGGCTGTTCCTGCGCCAGGGCGCCGTGTACCTGGCGGTGGGCGTGGTCGGCGGCGGCCTGGGCCTGCTCATTGCCAATGTCCTGAGCGGCTCGCTGCCCAATATCCTGTCCAACGCGGCCTGGGTCACGCCAGCCGTGTTCATGCTGCTGGCGACCGTGATCTTCACGGCCACCTACCTGCCCACGCGGCGCGCCCTGGCCATGGATCCGGCCGACGCCCTGCGCCACGACTAA
- a CDS encoding acyltransferase domain-containing protein, with protein sequence MKTVFMFSGQGSQYYQMGKALFDQQPVFRRHMEQLDTCVHALCGHSVLATLYAPGNQMGSAFDRTLLSHPAIIMVEYALARTLIEAGIEPDVVLGASLGSYTAAAVAGALPVSEALALAVAHARSLEQCSAPGGMIAILDDPQLMQEDFLRLHASCGGVNFASHFVVSAPAAQCLQIEAELRARDIAHQRIPVSFAFHSDGIDNARASFEVRTEGIRAGRARLPIMCCEQARLLTELPPGYFWDVTRQPIRFPDAIAALERAGHYRYLDVGPAGTLAVFLKYLLAPGSASTCHTILTPYGRDTANFDRLMAVC encoded by the coding sequence ATGAAGACCGTATTCATGTTTTCCGGCCAGGGGTCGCAATATTATCAGATGGGCAAGGCACTGTTTGATCAGCAGCCCGTGTTCCGGCGCCACATGGAGCAGCTCGACACCTGCGTGCACGCCCTGTGCGGGCATTCGGTGCTGGCTACGCTGTACGCGCCCGGCAACCAGATGGGCAGCGCCTTTGACCGCACCCTGCTGTCGCACCCGGCCATCATCATGGTGGAATATGCGCTGGCGCGGACCCTGATCGAGGCGGGGATCGAGCCGGACGTGGTGCTCGGCGCGAGCCTGGGTTCGTACACGGCAGCGGCGGTGGCAGGCGCGCTGCCGGTAAGTGAAGCGCTGGCCCTGGCGGTGGCCCATGCCCGCTCGCTCGAGCAGTGCAGCGCGCCGGGCGGCATGATCGCCATCCTTGACGATCCGCAGCTGATGCAGGAAGACTTCCTGCGCCTGCATGCCAGCTGCGGCGGTGTCAATTTTGCATCGCATTTCGTGGTCAGCGCGCCGGCCGCCCAGTGCCTGCAGATCGAGGCTGAATTGCGCGCGCGCGATATCGCCCACCAGCGCATCCCGGTATCGTTTGCATTTCATTCCGACGGGATCGACAACGCACGCGCCAGCTTCGAGGTGCGCACCGAGGGCATCCGGGCCGGGCGTGCCAGGTTGCCGATCATGTGCTGCGAGCAGGCACGTCTGCTGACGGAACTGCCTCCCGGCTACTTCTGGGACGTGACGCGCCAGCCTATCCGCTTTCCCGACGCGATCGCCGCGCTGGAACGCGCGGGCCACTACCGCTACCTGGACGTGGGGCCGGCCGGCACGCTGGCCGTGTTCCTGAAATATCTGCTGGCGCCGGGCTCGGCGTCGACTTGTCATACAATCCTCACGCCATATGGGCGCGACACCGCCAATTTCGACCGGCTCATGGCCGTCTGTTGA
- a CDS encoding ABC transporter ATP-binding protein translates to MLELQSVKKVFQTEEVETWALDNINLTIDEGEFVAISGPSGCGKSTLLSVMGLLTSANEGRYLIDGAEVAGLGAAEQARVRNAEIGFIFQSFNLIGDMSVIDNVSLPLTFRGGLSGKERQQMATAALEKVGMAHRLKHLPSQLSGGQQQRVAIARALVCNPKVLLADEPTGNLDSQNAEMVMELLSTLHKQGSTIVMVTHDPRSAEQAGRKVTLRDGKVVEDTRPLLAAVGAGHF, encoded by the coding sequence TTGCTGGAACTGCAGTCGGTCAAAAAAGTCTTTCAGACCGAAGAGGTCGAGACATGGGCACTGGACAACATCAACCTGACCATCGATGAGGGCGAGTTCGTTGCCATCAGCGGTCCTTCCGGCTGCGGCAAGTCGACCCTGCTGTCGGTGATGGGGCTGCTGACCTCGGCCAACGAGGGACGCTACCTGATCGACGGGGCCGAAGTGGCGGGCCTGGGCGCGGCCGAGCAGGCCCGCGTGCGCAATGCCGAGATCGGCTTCATTTTCCAGTCGTTCAACCTGATCGGCGACATGAGCGTGATCGACAACGTGTCCCTGCCACTGACCTTCCGCGGTGGCCTGAGCGGCAAAGAGCGCCAGCAGATGGCCACGGCGGCGCTGGAAAAGGTGGGCATGGCGCACCGCCTCAAGCATCTGCCAAGCCAGCTCTCGGGCGGCCAGCAGCAGCGGGTGGCCATCGCCCGCGCGCTGGTGTGCAATCCGAAGGTCTTGCTGGCCGACGAGCCGACCGGTAACCTCGACTCGCAAAATGCCGAGATGGTGATGGAACTGCTGTCCACCCTGCACAAGCAGGGCAGCACGATCGTCATGGTCACGCACGATCCGCGCTCGGCCGAGCAGGCTGGCCGCAAGGTCACCCTGCGCGACGGCAAGGTGGTGGAAGACACGCGGCCGCTGCTGGCCGCAGTCGGCGCCGGCCACTTCTAA
- a CDS encoding pyridoxal-dependent decarboxylase has product MSEAIEPLTPSTLDPQDWDQFRQSAHGMLDDMIDFMAGVRSRPVWQQMPDEARARLKGPLPLEPNSLASVYEEFQQLVQPYIAGNIHPRFLGWVQGGGTPVGMLAEMLAATLNGNLGGRDQAPIEVERQVIRWATQMMGFPEDSGGLLVTGASMANMIGVLVARTGMLGAEVRREGLGGRRLLAYTSPAAHNCIARAIDMAGLGTDALRLIPTDERHGMDLALLAETIERDRADGGVPFMVIGTAGTVDTGAIDDLAGIAALCRAQKLWFHVDAALGATAMLSQRQRHKLHGISEADSVAFDFHKWAQVPYDVGCVLVRDAELHRATFASNPNYLARETRGLAAGHPWPTDFGPDLSRGFRALKVWMSLKTYGADHLGRVVDHCCALAQQLAARVVGEAELELLSPVSLNIVCFRFLAREHMDRLNTDIVVALQESGVAVPSTTRVNGHIAIRCAFVNHRTSEQDIDIVLRAVLETGRRLAGASALARDPMERAA; this is encoded by the coding sequence ATGAGCGAAGCCATCGAACCCCTCACTCCCTCCACGCTGGACCCGCAGGACTGGGACCAGTTCCGCCAGAGCGCCCATGGCATGCTCGACGACATGATCGATTTCATGGCCGGGGTCCGGTCTCGCCCAGTGTGGCAGCAAATGCCGGATGAGGCCCGCGCCAGGCTCAAGGGGCCGCTGCCGCTGGAACCGAATTCGCTGGCGAGCGTGTATGAAGAATTCCAGCAGCTGGTGCAGCCCTACATTGCAGGCAATATCCACCCACGCTTCCTGGGCTGGGTGCAGGGCGGCGGCACGCCGGTGGGCATGCTGGCCGAAATGCTGGCGGCTACGCTCAACGGCAACCTGGGCGGGCGCGACCAGGCCCCGATCGAAGTCGAGCGCCAGGTGATCCGCTGGGCCACGCAAATGATGGGCTTTCCCGAAGACAGCGGCGGCTTGCTGGTGACGGGCGCCTCGATGGCCAATATGATCGGGGTGCTGGTGGCACGCACCGGCATGCTGGGCGCCGAAGTGCGGCGTGAAGGCCTTGGCGGGCGCCGCCTGCTGGCCTACACCTCGCCGGCCGCCCACAACTGCATTGCGCGCGCCATCGACATGGCCGGGCTGGGCACCGATGCACTGCGCCTGATTCCCACCGACGAACGGCACGGCATGGACCTGGCCCTGCTGGCCGAGACCATCGAGCGCGACCGCGCCGACGGCGGCGTGCCCTTCATGGTCATTGGCACCGCAGGCACGGTCGATACGGGCGCCATTGACGACCTGGCAGGCATTGCCGCCCTGTGCCGCGCCCAGAAACTGTGGTTCCATGTCGATGCGGCGCTGGGAGCGACGGCCATGCTGTCGCAGCGCCAGCGCCATAAACTGCACGGTATCAGCGAAGCCGATTCGGTGGCTTTCGACTTCCACAAATGGGCCCAGGTGCCCTACGACGTGGGCTGCGTGCTGGTGCGCGACGCCGAGCTGCACCGCGCCACCTTTGCCAGCAATCCCAATTACCTGGCGCGCGAAACGCGCGGCCTGGCCGCCGGACACCCGTGGCCGACCGATTTCGGCCCCGACCTGTCGCGCGGCTTCCGCGCCCTGAAAGTGTGGATGTCGCTCAAGACCTATGGCGCCGACCACCTGGGCCGGGTGGTGGACCATTGCTGCGCGCTGGCCCAGCAACTGGCAGCGCGGGTGGTGGGGGAAGCGGAGCTGGAACTTCTGAGCCCGGTGTCGCTCAACATCGTCTGCTTCCGCTTCCTGGCGCGCGAGCACATGGACCGGCTCAATACCGATATCGTGGTGGCGCTGCAGGAGTCGGGCGTGGCCGTGCCTTCCACCACGCGCGTCAATGGCCACATTGCGATCCGCTGCGCCTTTGTCAATCACCGCACCAGCGAGCAGGATATCGACATTGTGCTGCGCGCGGTACTGGAGACGGGGCGCCGCCTGGCCGGCGCATCGGCCCTGGCGCGGGACCCGATGGAACGCGCGGCCTGA
- a CDS encoding efflux RND transporter periplasmic adaptor subunit: MNNNERSSMDRARPESIRRSRSRVLRYVIPGVAVAGIAISLFFVDFNTVRVERSKLAISAVERGTLEIKVRGSGQLLPRTIESIGAQVNGRVLKKHVQPGDVVKAGQLVLELSNPQAVARADEAQSAWQGALTDLGATESELKTDLLNQEIALTQARFNLQSAQLQLEAETELKAANLVSGVDYKRTQLNVAQLKRALEIGQDRVNAIRANIKMKVAVSQARVTELARALERARNDVNNLKIVAGIDGIVQVLRADIGQELTAGQPIGQIAQPNSLYAELRVPARDAAEVQVGQEVLVDTHNGTVRAQVTRVDPAIANGTVVVDAALKGPLPSGARPQLAIDGDIYLARLPNALFVRKPSYAQAGSPVSVFKLDSSGDYADKVVIRSGKLSLTLMQVLDGLKAGESIITSESGDWQNKDRIRIK, encoded by the coding sequence ATGAATAACAACGAACGGAGTTCCATGGATCGCGCCAGGCCCGAATCGATACGTCGTTCCAGATCGCGCGTTCTGCGCTATGTGATCCCAGGTGTCGCCGTTGCCGGCATCGCCATTTCCCTGTTTTTCGTTGACTTCAATACGGTCCGCGTGGAGCGCAGCAAGCTCGCCATTTCGGCGGTGGAGCGGGGCACGCTGGAGATCAAGGTCAGGGGCAGCGGCCAGCTGCTGCCGCGCACCATCGAGTCCATCGGCGCCCAGGTCAACGGGCGCGTGCTGAAAAAGCATGTGCAGCCGGGCGACGTGGTCAAGGCCGGCCAGCTGGTGCTGGAATTGTCCAATCCGCAGGCGGTGGCGCGCGCCGACGAGGCGCAGTCGGCCTGGCAGGGCGCGCTGACCGATCTGGGCGCGACCGAGTCCGAACTCAAGACCGATTTGCTGAACCAGGAAATCGCGCTCACCCAGGCGCGCTTCAACCTGCAAAGCGCGCAGCTGCAGCTGGAAGCGGAAACCGAACTGAAGGCGGCCAACCTGGTCTCGGGCGTGGACTACAAGCGCACCCAGCTCAATGTGGCGCAGCTCAAGCGTGCGCTGGAAATTGGCCAGGACCGGGTCAACGCCATCCGCGCCAACATCAAGATGAAAGTGGCGGTGAGCCAGGCGCGCGTGACCGAACTGGCGCGCGCCCTGGAGCGGGCCCGCAATGATGTCAACAACCTCAAGATCGTGGCCGGCATTGACGGCATTGTGCAGGTCCTGCGCGCCGACATTGGCCAGGAACTGACGGCCGGCCAGCCGATCGGCCAGATCGCCCAGCCCAACTCGCTGTATGCCGAACTGCGCGTGCCGGCGCGCGACGCGGCCGAAGTGCAGGTGGGCCAGGAAGTGCTGGTCGATACCCACAACGGCACCGTGCGCGCCCAGGTCACCCGGGTTGATCCGGCCATTGCCAACGGCACCGTGGTGGTCGATGCCGCCCTCAAGGGACCGCTGCCGAGCGGGGCCCGTCCGCAACTGGCCATTGACGGCGACATCTACCTGGCGCGCCTGCCCAACGCGCTGTTCGTCAGGAAGCCTTCTTATGCGCAGGCCGGCTCGCCCGTGTCCGTGTTCAAGCTCGACTCTTCCGGCGACTACGCCGACAAGGTCGTCATCAGGTCGGGCAAGCTGTCCCTGACGCTGATGCAGGTACTCGATGGCCTCAAGGCCGGCGAGAGCATCATCACTTCCGAGTCAGGCGACTGGCAAAACAAAGACCGTATCCGTATCAAGTAA
- a CDS encoding non-ribosomal peptide synthetase, with translation MNPTIDCGSGREVSQAEGRQYWRATLADALPLLAFPTDFARPARIDGRSAGVLLPLEPAHAARVRGLCAAHGISTEQLFLALYQVFLQRYAGQTDIVVGLRQAWSGEPVPLRQQLDATLPFLELAAHNVRALEQAHSYGAPPPELTAPDAAASHAPVFQHLYSFAQVAGQGADAIGLFDTMFTVTDDGTALAAELRYSSALFAPDSAARWAANLVTLLDAACATPGGAVGELDLLHADEKAFIAASLDRSTAAFVPRFSSVHAGFEQQAAATPEAIALRCGSASLTYAQLDARANAIAQYLHLQGVAAGELVGICTARTTDMVAAVIGVLKLGAAYVPMDTKYPALRLAAIADEARLKLVVCDERGRGLFGAGVRAVVLAEIADAAPTFGTAPVDEETLCHVIFTSGSTGTPKGVMARHRNVLAFLEWIYATYSREELDVVLCCSSLCFDLTVFELWGPLTVGGTVVLVDNPASLVQQDVPGLTLVNTVPTALRLIVDELALPRTVKAVNVCGEPLDAQLVNDLFHHYPDVVFYNTYGPTEDTAYSTFFKMTGPREEDPPIGAPIVHEYGRVVDGHGMQVPVGAVGDLLIGGAGVAKGYLFKPEATAARFTAATDYAGRPAMQYRTGDFVRLRADGQLHFVGRRDDQVKLRGFRIDLGDVVHAIGQIPGVTDARVLVKRHKTGDVLVTYISHSAMAPGSRSDAALQAEVEQEARERLPAFMVPSYFVLFDKLPLNDNGKVDRHALAAIDFDPQAVATPPAFMSDDERTLAAIWKPILACERVGRDDDFFDLGGNSLLAVRMVARLNRAFGSELPAQIVFEHRTVAALAAHARAATGAALPPLERVDLAQGVSPTYPQLAMLMDAHKTSFNLCHAMHIDGPLDENALRGSLRALLARHDALRSRFVMGEGGARMLIDPEAADILAVRVLEGGAGAVRAAVEAEWNQPFDLQQGLPIRALLLRVAPERHVFVLSVHHVVTDEWSANIIKSDLAALYRAALDPSLPEPAFLPIRFGDYASWQGKLHTTAQFGQHLAYWAGEFAQLRSAGGAYPAPVAAAEDEGCAMRFRQWTPPPQAQAALAGLGARHGCTPYVIYLAAMQLALAAYSGLEQQLVWTPVASRTRPELEESVGMYTNLTAILAQAGSGQRLDAFLQQVDAKVAQARRHSDVSALTALMQDPGLMPMRPMVGLNYIDLPNECCWQFEGTQVLPIPLQLEHEADLCALELTVRVVDGVAQLTVAYNTAQFNGAQVSRLGQSLWHAMDALWTRPADSVGELLVALAAGAELAAAP, from the coding sequence ATGAACCCAACCATTGATTGCGGCAGCGGCCGCGAGGTGAGCCAGGCCGAGGGGCGCCAGTACTGGCGCGCCACCCTGGCCGACGCGCTGCCCCTGCTCGCGTTTCCCACCGATTTTGCGCGTCCGGCCCGGATCGACGGGCGCAGCGCCGGCGTGTTGCTGCCGCTGGAGCCGGCCCATGCGGCGCGCGTGCGTGGGCTGTGCGCCGCGCATGGCATCAGCACCGAGCAGCTGTTCCTGGCCCTGTACCAGGTCTTCCTGCAGCGTTACGCGGGCCAGACGGACATCGTGGTGGGCCTACGCCAGGCCTGGAGCGGCGAGCCGGTACCGCTGCGCCAGCAGCTTGACGCAACCTTGCCATTCCTGGAACTGGCCGCGCACAATGTGCGCGCGCTGGAACAGGCGCACAGCTACGGTGCGCCGCCGCCGGAGCTGACGGCGCCCGATGCGGCGGCCAGCCACGCGCCAGTGTTCCAGCACCTGTATTCGTTTGCCCAGGTAGCAGGGCAGGGCGCCGATGCCATCGGCCTGTTCGACACCATGTTCACCGTCACCGACGACGGCACCGCCCTGGCGGCCGAACTGCGCTACAGCAGCGCCCTGTTCGCGCCCGACAGCGCCGCGCGCTGGGCCGCCAACCTCGTCACGCTGCTCGATGCGGCGTGCGCCACCCCTGGCGGCGCCGTTGGCGAGCTCGATTTGCTGCACGCGGACGAAAAAGCCTTCATTGCCGCCAGCCTGGACCGCAGTACGGCTGCCTTCGTGCCGCGCTTTTCCAGCGTGCATGCAGGCTTCGAGCAGCAGGCAGCGGCCACGCCCGAGGCCATCGCCCTGCGCTGCGGGAGCGCATCGCTCACCTACGCGCAGCTCGACGCACGCGCCAACGCCATTGCCCAGTACCTGCACCTGCAGGGCGTGGCAGCGGGCGAACTGGTGGGCATCTGCACGGCCCGCACCACCGACATGGTGGCGGCCGTGATTGGCGTACTCAAGCTCGGCGCGGCTTACGTGCCGATGGATACCAAGTACCCGGCGCTGCGCTTGGCCGCCATTGCCGACGAAGCCAGGCTCAAGTTGGTGGTGTGCGACGAGCGCGGGCGCGGCCTGTTCGGCGCCGGCGTGCGCGCCGTGGTCCTGGCCGAGATTGCAGACGCCGCGCCCACCTTCGGCACGGCGCCGGTGGATGAGGAAACGCTGTGCCACGTGATCTTCACCTCCGGCTCCACCGGCACGCCCAAGGGCGTGATGGCGCGCCACCGCAATGTACTGGCCTTCCTGGAGTGGATCTACGCCACCTACAGCCGGGAAGAGCTGGACGTGGTGCTGTGCTGCTCGTCGCTGTGCTTCGACCTGACCGTGTTTGAACTGTGGGGCCCACTGACGGTGGGCGGCACCGTGGTCCTGGTCGACAATCCTGCCTCGCTGGTGCAGCAGGACGTGCCCGGCCTGACGCTGGTCAATACGGTGCCGACGGCCCTGCGCCTGATCGTCGACGAGCTGGCGCTGCCGCGGACCGTCAAGGCCGTCAATGTGTGCGGCGAGCCGCTGGACGCGCAGCTGGTCAATGACCTGTTCCACCACTATCCGGACGTGGTGTTTTATAACACCTACGGCCCCACCGAAGACACGGCGTACTCCACCTTTTTCAAGATGACCGGCCCGCGCGAGGAAGATCCACCGATCGGTGCGCCCATCGTGCACGAATACGGGCGCGTGGTGGACGGGCACGGCATGCAGGTGCCGGTGGGCGCCGTGGGCGACCTGCTCATTGGCGGCGCTGGTGTGGCCAAGGGCTACCTGTTCAAGCCGGAAGCGACGGCGGCGCGGTTTACCGCCGCCACCGATTACGCCGGCCGGCCGGCCATGCAATACCGCACGGGCGACTTCGTGCGCCTGCGCGCGGACGGCCAGCTCCACTTTGTGGGCCGGCGCGATGACCAGGTCAAGCTGCGCGGCTTTCGCATTGACCTGGGCGACGTGGTGCATGCGATCGGCCAGATTCCCGGCGTGACCGATGCCCGCGTGCTGGTCAAGCGTCACAAGACGGGCGACGTACTGGTGACCTACATCAGCCACAGCGCCATGGCGCCCGGCAGCCGCAGTGATGCAGCCCTGCAGGCCGAAGTGGAGCAGGAAGCGCGCGAGCGCCTGCCGGCCTTCATGGTGCCGTCCTACTTTGTCCTGTTCGACAAGCTGCCGCTCAATGACAACGGCAAGGTGGACCGCCACGCGCTGGCCGCCATCGATTTCGACCCGCAGGCGGTGGCCACGCCGCCCGCTTTCATGTCGGACGACGAACGCACGCTGGCGGCCATCTGGAAACCGATCCTGGCCTGCGAACGGGTGGGCCGGGACGATGATTTCTTTGACCTGGGCGGCAATTCGCTGCTGGCCGTGCGCATGGTGGCGCGTCTGAACCGGGCCTTCGGCAGCGAGCTGCCGGCGCAGATCGTGTTTGAGCACCGCACCGTGGCGGCCCTGGCGGCGCACGCCCGCGCCGCCACCGGCGCGGCGCTGCCGCCCCTGGAACGGGTGGACCTGGCCCAGGGCGTGAGCCCCACCTATCCGCAGCTGGCCATGCTGATGGATGCGCACAAGACCAGTTTCAACCTGTGCCACGCAATGCATATTGACGGCCCGCTCGATGAAAATGCCCTGCGTGGCAGCCTGCGCGCGCTGCTGGCGCGCCACGATGCGCTGCGCAGCCGTTTCGTGATGGGCGAGGGCGGCGCGCGCATGCTGATCGATCCTGAGGCTGCCGACATCCTCGCCGTGCGCGTTCTTGAAGGCGGCGCCGGCGCCGTGCGGGCTGCCGTGGAAGCAGAATGGAACCAGCCTTTCGACCTGCAGCAAGGCTTGCCGATTCGCGCGCTGCTGCTGCGCGTAGCGCCCGAGCGCCATGTGTTCGTGCTGTCGGTGCACCACGTGGTGACCGACGAATGGTCCGCCAACATCATCAAGAGCGACCTGGCGGCGCTGTACCGGGCCGCGCTCGACCCGTCGCTGCCGGAACCGGCGTTCCTGCCGATCCGCTTTGGCGACTATGCCAGCTGGCAGGGCAAGCTGCACACGACGGCGCAATTTGGCCAGCACCTGGCTTACTGGGCAGGCGAATTCGCCCAGCTGCGCAGCGCCGGCGGCGCCTACCCGGCACCGGTGGCGGCCGCCGAAGACGAGGGCTGCGCCATGCGCTTTCGCCAGTGGACGCCGCCGCCGCAAGCGCAGGCGGCGCTGGCAGGGCTGGGTGCGCGCCACGGCTGCACGCCCTACGTCATCTACCTGGCCGCGATGCAGCTGGCGCTGGCCGCCTATTCGGGCCTGGAACAGCAGCTGGTATGGACGCCGGTGGCCAGCCGCACCCGGCCCGAGCTGGAAGAGTCGGTGGGCATGTACACCAACCTGACCGCGATCCTGGCCCAGGCCGGGTCCGGACAGCGCCTGGACGCATTTCTGCAGCAGGTCGACGCCAAGGTGGCGCAGGCGCGCCGCCACAGCGACGTCTCGGCCCTCACGGCCCTGATGCAGGATCCCGGCCTCATGCCCATGCGGCCCATGGTGGGGCTGAACTATATTGACCTGCCCAACGAATGCTGCTGGCAGTTTGAAGGCACGCAAGTGCTGCCGATTCCGCTGCAGCTCGAACACGAGGCGGACCTGTGCGCGCTGGAGCTGACGGTGCGGGTGGTGGACGGCGTGGCGCAGCTGACGGTGGCCTACAACACGGCGCAGTTCAACGGCGCCCAGGTGTCGCGTCTTGGCCAGTCGCTGTGGCACGCCATGGATGCGCTGTGGACCCGTCCCGCGGACAGTGTGGGCGAGCTGCTGGTGGCGCTGGCGGCAGGCGCCGAACTGGCTGCGGCCCCATGA